Proteins from one Setaria italica strain Yugu1 chromosome V, Setaria_italica_v2.0, whole genome shotgun sequence genomic window:
- the LOC101781767 gene encoding cysteine-rich receptor-like protein kinase 2, translated as MAAPPQPRPALLLALLLALLCSLASADPRTSVAGQRCAEGAAVSGSTLADNFVPAMDDLNTNVSAHGFGTSAVGSGGPNTVFGLGQCLRDLSPVDCMLCFAEVRSLLPKCYPRVGGRLYLDGCFGRYANYSFFGEALDAAADAGDDVAVCGSSSAAAEGGRNYTGGAGPRAFGAAVRAALENVTADAAAPGSRGFGAGSAASGGATAFALAQCWESLNATACAQCLRAASGAVAACAPATEGRALFTGCYLRYSTRRFWNANATAGAGSGSSGNKGVVWILVGSFLGAFAVVLIISFLAWKKRILRRKNEWNSFIDMYGDGLSVRIAQSSLNFKYEEFRKATNYFDPSNKLGQGSYGAVYKAVLLDGKEVAVKRLFLNTRQWVDQFFNEVDLISQVRHKNLVKLLGCSMNGPESLLVYEYYFNKSLDLFLFDTSGRRNLTWDLRIDIIQGIAEGLSYLHEESETRIIHRDIKASNILLDDKLKPKITDFGLARAFGEDVTHLTTGVAGTLGYMAPEYIVHGHLTEKADVFSYGVLVLEIVTGKRCSSSNGSHGGQVLLTKVWKHYKDNTVEMIVDRSIYEDTIRDEAMHILQIGLLCTQANPDDRPTMGKVVELLRNHRNDLEIVLSDPPFLDVEAVENIKEGEHSRLLSTNSAPSLSGSSRSYLSGR; from the exons atggcggcgccgccccAACCCCGCCCCGCGCTCCTGCTCGCTCTACTCCTCGCGCTCCTCTGCTCCTTGGCGTCGGCGGACCCGCGCACGTCCGTGGCGGGGCAGCGGTGCGCGGAGGGCGCGGCTGTCTCCGGCTCGACGCTGGCCGACAACTTCGTGCCCGCCATGGACGACCTCAACACCAACGTCAGCGCGCACGGCTTCGGCACCTCCGCCGTCGGCTCGGGGGGCCCCAACACCGTCTTCGGCCTCGGCCAGTGCCTGCGCGACCTCTCCCCCGTCGACTGCATGCTCTGCTTCGCCGAGGTCCGCTCCCTGCTCCCCAAGTGCTACCCGCGCGTCGGGGGGCGGCTCTACCTCGACGGCTGCTTCGGGAGGTACGCCAACTACTCCTTCTTCGGGGAggccctcgacgccgccgccgacgcgggcgacgacgtcgccgtctgcggctcctcctccgccgccgcggagggggGCCGCAACTACACGGGCGGCGCCGGCCCGCGGGCGTTCGgggccgccgtgcgcgccgcgCTGGAGAACGTCaccgcggacgcggcggcgccggggagccGGGGGTTCGGGGCGGGGTccgcggcgtccggcggcgccACGGCGTTCGCGCTCGCGCAGTGCTGGGAGAGCCTCAACGCCACCGCGTGCGCCCAGTGCCTCCGCGCCGCGTCGGGTGCCGTGGCGGCGTGCGCGCCGGCGACGGAGGGCCGCGCGCTCTTTACCGGCTGTTACCTCCGCTACTCCACGCGGCGGTTCTGGAATGCCAACGCCACGGCGGGCGCTGGCTCGGGCTCTTCAG GAAACAAGGGTGTTGTTTGGATATTGGTAGGTTCATTTCTTGGTGCTTTTGCAGTTGTCCTCATTATTTCTTTTCTGGCATGGAAGAAAAGAATTCTCAGGAGAAAAAACGAGTGGAACTCATTTATAG ATATGTATGGCGATGGACTCTCCGTGAGAATTGCACAATctagtttgaatttcaaatatGAAGAGTTTAGAAAAGCAACAAATTATTTTGATCCATCAAATAAACTTGGTCAAGGAAGCTATGGAGCTGTATACAAG GCTGTTCTTCTTGATGGTAAGGAAGTAGCTGTCAAGAGACTATTCCTAAATACGAGGCAGTGGGTTGATCAGTTTTTCAATGAAGTCGACTTAATAAGTCAAGTTCGTCATAAGAATCTAGTTAAGTTGCTTGGCTGCAGCATGAATGGTCCAGAGAGTTTGCTTGTTTATGAATACTACTTCAACAAGAGCCTTGATCTCTTCTTGTTTG ATACAAGTGGCAGAAGAAATTTGACCTGGGATCTCAGAATCGATATCATTCAAGGCATTGCCGAGGGACTTTCTTATCTCCATGAGGAGTCAGAAACACGGATTATCCACCGAGATATCAAAGCTAGTAATATTCTATTGGACGATAAGTTGAAGCCCAAAATAACAGATTTTGGCCTTGCAAGAGCTTTTGGAGAAGATGTTACTCATCTTACTACTGGTGTTGCTGGGACTCT AGGCTACATGGCTCCTGAATACATAGTACATGGTCATCTGACAGAGAAGGCTGATGTCTTCAGCTATGGTGTCCTTGTTCTCGAGATTGTAACAGGGAAAAGATGTAGCAGTTCAAATGGTTCACATGGAGGACAGGTTTTGTTAACAAAG GTGTGGAAACACTACAAGGACAACACAGTTGAGATGATTGTTGATCGAAGCATCTATGAAGACACTATCAGGGATGAGGCCATGCATATACTGCAGATTGGACTGCTATGCACCCAAGCAAATCCTGATGACAGGCCTACAATGGGGAAGGTGGTGGAGTTGCTGAGAAACCACAGGAATGATTTGGAGATTGTGTTGAGTGATCCTCCATTTCTGGATGTTGAGGCTGTTGAGAACatcaaagaaggggagcattcaCGATTGTTGTCCACAAATTCTGCTCCTTCACTGTCAGGCTCGTCTCGATCTTACTTAAGTGGCAGATAA